One part of the Bdellovibrio sp. KM01 genome encodes these proteins:
- a CDS encoding AmpG family muropeptide MFS transporter, with protein sequence MAAKKNILKDLFSKHMLIILFLGFASGLPLALTGGTLKTWLAREQVDISTIGYFSWVGLSYSLKFLWSPLLDRYTLFKVGRRRSWMMATQVAIMASLLFLGTLSPMNNLSLMAIMAVLIAFFSATQDIAIDAYRREILTNQELGLGSSLNIYGYRIAMLVSGGLGIGMVGNEFWPITWGQLYFLMAAIMGIGLLTTFFAPEPKLDSPPPKSLYQAAVEPFAEFLRRPGAAYILLFVLLFKLGDALAGALLQPFYVQMGFTNADIGLVAKVFGTASSLVGLFFGGIAIYYIGIYRSLWVFGILQAISTAAFAVLTFTGNALVPFAAVIVFEDISTGMATAAFVAFMAALSNKKYTATQYAILSSVATLGRTFFSGFTGDLVKQLGWANFFYACALIAIPGLLMLIGMKKYHTDEALDS encoded by the coding sequence ATGGCAGCTAAGAAAAACATCCTTAAAGACTTATTTAGCAAACACATGCTTATCATCCTGTTTTTGGGTTTCGCCAGCGGCTTGCCGCTGGCTTTGACCGGCGGGACTTTAAAAACGTGGTTGGCCCGCGAGCAAGTTGATATCAGCACTATCGGTTATTTTAGCTGGGTGGGACTGTCTTACTCTTTGAAGTTTTTATGGTCGCCCCTGTTGGATCGCTATACTTTATTTAAAGTAGGTCGTCGTCGCAGCTGGATGATGGCAACACAGGTTGCGATCATGGCATCGTTGTTATTCCTGGGAACTTTAAGTCCCATGAATAACTTAAGCTTGATGGCGATCATGGCCGTGTTGATTGCTTTCTTTAGTGCCACTCAAGATATTGCGATTGATGCTTATCGCCGCGAGATTCTGACAAACCAAGAATTGGGCTTGGGATCCTCACTTAATATCTACGGATACAGAATTGCGATGCTGGTATCGGGTGGGTTGGGTATCGGTATGGTCGGCAACGAGTTCTGGCCAATTACCTGGGGGCAGTTGTATTTCCTGATGGCTGCGATAATGGGTATCGGACTTTTAACGACATTCTTTGCACCAGAGCCAAAACTGGATTCCCCTCCCCCGAAATCATTGTATCAGGCCGCAGTTGAGCCCTTTGCAGAGTTCTTAAGAAGACCAGGGGCCGCGTATATTCTTTTGTTTGTGTTACTGTTTAAACTCGGTGACGCCCTTGCCGGAGCTTTGCTGCAGCCTTTCTATGTGCAAATGGGCTTCACGAACGCCGACATTGGATTGGTGGCAAAAGTCTTCGGAACCGCTTCGTCGCTAGTGGGATTGTTTTTTGGCGGTATCGCAATTTACTACATCGGCATTTATCGCAGTCTATGGGTCTTTGGAATATTACAAGCAATCTCCACTGCAGCTTTCGCTGTTCTCACATTTACCGGCAATGCATTGGTGCCTTTTGCAGCGGTGATCGTGTTTGAAGATATCAGCACAGGTATGGCAACCGCTGCCTTCGTGGCTTTCATGGCCGCACTTAGCAACAAGAAATACACAGCGACGCAGTACGCGATTCTTTCAAGTGTTGCGACTTTGGGAAGAACTTTCTTCTCGGGCTTCACAGGTGATTTAGTTAAGCAATTGGGTTGGGCAAATTTCTTTTATGCCTGCGCCTTGATTGCAATTCCGGGATTGCTCATGCTTATAGGCATGAAGAAGTATCACACAGATGAGGCTCTTGATTCTTAA
- a CDS encoding GNAT family N-acetyltransferase yields MFTALQSFYQLRTHKLHKFKSKVNINVEVGPFVLKTVTDTEELREALSLRWEVFHSEMLGKKPGRLDIDAYDYDCDHLIIKEKRSGKIIGTYRIRCSLHTNNFYSANEFNIETLLQQPGVKIELGRACIEKEFRRGAVISMLWRGIAEYMNATDAKILFGCATVMTENPEEAALLQAYFENEGRVAEAFKVQPTADYSMPEIRKAKAQYQDSLTETQRETAEALMPPLCRAYLKAGAFIGGEPAWDRDFRCVDFLTILQREDLNSTLWKRFKMGS; encoded by the coding sequence ATGTTTACGGCACTTCAATCCTTTTATCAGCTACGCACTCACAAACTTCACAAGTTCAAATCTAAAGTTAATATCAATGTGGAAGTTGGACCGTTTGTCCTAAAAACCGTAACCGACACGGAAGAGCTTCGGGAAGCTTTAAGCCTGCGCTGGGAAGTCTTTCACTCTGAAATGCTGGGCAAAAAACCGGGTCGCCTGGATATCGATGCCTATGACTATGATTGCGATCACTTGATTATCAAAGAAAAGCGCTCAGGGAAAATCATCGGGACTTATCGTATCCGCTGCTCTCTTCATACAAATAACTTTTACTCTGCCAACGAATTCAATATCGAAACCTTGTTGCAACAGCCGGGAGTTAAAATTGAATTGGGCCGTGCTTGCATCGAAAAAGAATTTCGCAGGGGTGCGGTGATCTCGATGCTTTGGCGCGGGATTGCAGAATACATGAATGCGACGGATGCAAAGATCTTGTTCGGTTGCGCCACGGTGATGACGGAAAATCCAGAAGAAGCCGCGTTGTTGCAGGCGTACTTTGAAAATGAAGGCCGCGTGGCTGAAGCTTTCAAAGTTCAGCCCACTGCAGACTATTCCATGCCGGAAATTAGAAAGGCTAAAGCTCAGTATCAAGACTCTCTTACGGAGACTCAAAGGGAGACGGCTGAAGCTTTGATGCCACCGTTGTGTCGCGCTTACTTGAAGGCTGGCGCGTTCATCGGTGGTGAGCCTGCCTGGGATCGTGATTTCCGTTGTGTGGATTTCTTGACGATCCTTCAGCGCGAAGATTTGAACAGCACGCTGTGGAAGCGTTTTAAGATGGGGTCTTAA
- a CDS encoding YajQ family cyclic di-GMP-binding protein, with translation MPSFDIVSELNLQEVDNGINQARKEVEGRYDFKGSKAEIGWDKDKKEISLSAEDEYKIEQMGSILQTKLHRRGVDIKATKFDKIEPVGGRMLRQKVTLQQGIDREVAKEIIKAIKDAKLKVQPQIADDKVKVTGKSIDELQECIALIRSGSYAVPLQFNNMRS, from the coding sequence ATGCCTTCGTTTGATATTGTTTCTGAGTTGAATCTTCAGGAAGTGGATAATGGGATTAATCAGGCTCGTAAAGAGGTTGAGGGTCGTTATGACTTTAAGGGGAGTAAAGCTGAGATTGGTTGGGACAAAGATAAAAAAGAAATTAGTTTGTCTGCCGAAGATGAATATAAAATCGAACAAATGGGCAGTATCCTTCAGACGAAATTGCATCGTCGTGGAGTAGATATCAAAGCTACTAAGTTCGATAAAATTGAACCTGTTGGGGGAAGAATGCTCCGCCAGAAGGTCACTTTACAGCAAGGTATTGACCGCGAAGTTGCTAAGGAAATTATTAAGGCGATTAAAGATGCTAAACTTAAAGTTCAGCCTCAAATTGCGGATGATAAAGTTAAAGTGACTGGAAAAAGTATAGATGAATTACAAGAGTGTATTGCTCTAATACGCTCTGGTAGTTACGCAGTTCCATTGCAGTTTAATAATATGAGATCCTAA
- a CDS encoding 1-acyl-sn-glycerol-3-phosphate acyltransferase: MESITSTIRGLIKAVFFLFYLSVYVITSLFIAATTRDRSKRRRRFSANASRYCGLIARNALGIKLTVINKPAAKHAGSLLVANHMGFVDILLLAGIEPMSFITSNEMRETPLLGPVTELAGCFYVERRSRTKILSEMKRLAESLKDGLNIVLYPEATSTNGEKVLPFKRTLMMAAAEAGVPVQPVVINFRSINGEAFNTKWRDAVCWYGDATFVEYFWKTLRLKSVTAEIEYLEILHAKPEDERGALADKAHAMISAKFVPVQQVPPAAEQFPTDLETDPT; the protein is encoded by the coding sequence GTGGAATCTATTACGTCGACAATTCGTGGTCTTATTAAAGCCGTATTCTTTTTGTTCTATTTGAGCGTGTACGTTATCACGTCGCTATTCATTGCTGCCACAACTCGTGATCGCAGTAAACGTCGTCGCAGATTCTCTGCCAACGCCAGCCGTTATTGCGGTTTGATCGCGCGCAATGCTTTAGGAATTAAACTGACAGTCATTAACAAGCCCGCTGCGAAACATGCGGGAAGTTTGTTAGTCGCAAATCACATGGGCTTTGTGGATATCCTTTTACTAGCGGGTATCGAGCCAATGTCTTTTATTACTTCCAATGAAATGCGTGAAACTCCATTGCTGGGGCCTGTCACCGAGCTTGCGGGTTGTTTCTATGTTGAGCGTCGCAGTCGCACTAAAATCCTAAGTGAGATGAAGCGCCTGGCGGAGTCTTTGAAAGACGGACTGAATATCGTTCTGTATCCCGAGGCGACTTCGACTAATGGAGAAAAAGTTTTACCTTTTAAACGTACTTTGATGATGGCCGCAGCAGAGGCAGGGGTTCCTGTTCAGCCGGTGGTTATTAATTTTAGAAGTATCAATGGTGAGGCTTTCAATACCAAATGGCGCGATGCTGTTTGCTGGTATGGTGATGCCACTTTCGTGGAGTACTTCTGGAAGACCTTGCGTTTAAAGTCCGTTACTGCCGAAATTGAATACCTGGAAATCCTGCACGCCAAGCCCGAAGACGAGCGTGGCGCTTTGGCTGATAAGGCGCACGCCATGATTTCAGCGAAGTTTGTGCCGGTTCAGCAGGTCCCTCCTGCTGCAGAGCAATTCCCTACGGACCTTGAGACAGACCCCACTTGA
- a CDS encoding L-threonylcarbamoyladenylate synthase — translation MMSNNEALKKAQQILEEGGVIGLPTETVYGLAARIDIPSAIEKIFTTKERPFFDPLIVHVSSIEMAKKVTAYWGPASQALAEVFWPGPLTLILPKDNSINSMITSGLESVGIRMPNHPLALALIQEVNVPLAAPSANKFGRTSPTSATHVRVEFKNENVFVMDGGDCQIGIESTVLLVRHRPEKVELSILRRGHILKSDLEKVLQGKGFTFEFIEQVDKRESPGHMKHHYMPPIPLIVSTDAQRPVDDILKEVNQKLSLLPDEIESIKIIKPQNGIAKAEILKLSQDPLLATREFYGKLREAAQNGADCILFYKESHQVGERWESLFDRLNKAASLVL, via the coding sequence ATGATGTCGAACAACGAGGCTTTAAAAAAAGCTCAACAGATCCTTGAAGAAGGGGGAGTCATCGGACTTCCCACGGAGACTGTTTACGGTTTGGCCGCTCGTATCGACATTCCCTCTGCGATTGAAAAGATCTTTACCACCAAAGAGCGTCCTTTCTTTGATCCTTTGATCGTGCACGTGTCGTCGATCGAAATGGCTAAAAAGGTGACGGCTTATTGGGGACCTGCTTCTCAGGCTTTGGCTGAGGTTTTCTGGCCGGGGCCTTTGACGCTGATTTTGCCTAAGGATAACTCTATCAATTCTATGATCACTTCAGGCTTAGAGTCTGTGGGGATTCGTATGCCCAACCATCCTTTGGCTTTGGCACTGATTCAGGAAGTGAATGTCCCCCTGGCGGCGCCAAGTGCGAACAAGTTCGGTCGTACTTCTCCGACATCAGCGACTCACGTACGTGTTGAGTTTAAAAACGAAAACGTTTTTGTGATGGATGGTGGGGATTGCCAGATCGGTATCGAATCCACGGTTTTGTTGGTTCGTCATCGCCCGGAAAAGGTTGAGCTTTCGATTCTTCGCCGCGGGCATATTTTGAAATCTGATTTGGAAAAAGTGCTTCAGGGAAAGGGCTTTACGTTTGAGTTTATCGAACAAGTCGATAAGCGCGAATCCCCGGGCCATATGAAACACCATTACATGCCGCCGATCCCGTTGATCGTAAGCACCGACGCCCAGCGCCCAGTGGATGATATTCTTAAAGAAGTGAATCAAAAACTATCTTTGCTGCCGGATGAAATCGAAAGCATCAAGATCATTAAACCCCAAAATGGAATTGCGAAAGCTGAAATTTTAAAACTTTCCCAGGATCCGTTGCTGGCGACGCGCGAATTTTACGGAAAGCTTCGCGAAGCAGCTCAAAATGGTGCTGACTGCATCTTGTTTTACAAAGAATCACATCAAGTGGGCGAGCGTTGGGAATCCCTCTTTGACCGTCTGAACAAAGCCGCATCTTTGGTCCTGTAA
- a CDS encoding RNA-binding protein encodes MAKKLYVGNLPYSVDDETLHNHFAQFGAVDSAKVIMDRETGRSKGFGFVEMTDDTAADAAIEKGNGIEMNGRALNVSEARPQAPREGGPRRGGFNNNNRGNGGGGRREYGNR; translated from the coding sequence GTGGCTAAGAAGTTATACGTAGGCAATTTGCCTTACTCTGTAGACGATGAAACTCTACACAATCATTTTGCACAATTCGGTGCAGTTGATTCCGCAAAAGTTATCATGGATCGCGAAACAGGTCGCTCTAAAGGCTTCGGCTTTGTTGAGATGACTGATGATACTGCAGCTGATGCAGCTATCGAAAAAGGCAATGGCATTGAAATGAACGGCCGTGCTTTGAATGTTTCTGAGGCTCGTCCTCAAGCTCCTCGTGAGGGTGGTCCTCGTCGTGGTGGCTTCAACAACAACAACCGTGGTAACGGTGGTGGCGGTCGTCGCGAGTACGGTAATCGCTAA
- a CDS encoding ABC transporter ATP-binding protein: MSLTLNDIRKSFHQGDAEVAVLKGLNVTIEPGQIVSIVGQSGSGKSTLLSILAGLERADHGEILVDKVNLSPMTEQQLTLFRAQNISIVFQQYHLIAHLTALENVALALEILKMENPKQRAEEALRELGLGHRLDHFPSQLSGGECQRVAIARALVVKPRILLADEPSGNLDTHTGDKVMDVFFEVVRKHKITTILVTHSETLARRCQRILRLEEGVLKDQ, encoded by the coding sequence ATGAGCTTAACCCTGAACGACATCCGTAAAAGTTTTCATCAAGGCGATGCTGAAGTCGCAGTCCTAAAAGGGTTGAACGTCACGATCGAACCAGGACAGATAGTTTCCATCGTTGGGCAGTCGGGAAGTGGTAAATCGACTTTGCTTTCTATTCTGGCTGGCCTGGAACGCGCAGACCATGGGGAAATTCTTGTGGATAAGGTGAATTTATCTCCGATGACGGAGCAACAGCTAACTTTGTTTCGCGCGCAGAATATTTCCATCGTGTTTCAGCAGTATCATTTGATTGCGCATTTAACGGCTTTGGAAAATGTGGCTCTTGCTTTGGAAATTTTGAAAATGGAAAATCCAAAACAAAGAGCCGAAGAGGCTCTGCGTGAGCTGGGATTGGGACATCGCCTGGATCATTTCCCCAGCCAGCTGAGCGGTGGAGAATGCCAGCGCGTTGCGATTGCCCGGGCCCTGGTGGTGAAGCCACGTATTTTGCTGGCCGATGAACCAAGTGGAAATCTGGATACGCATACGGGAGATAAAGTGATGGATGTGTTTTTCGAAGTTGTTCGTAAGCACAAAATCACGACTATTCTGGTTACTCACAGTGAAACCTTGGCTCGCCGTTGTCAGCGCATTCTTCGTTTGGAAGAAGGCGTATTAAAGGATCAGTAA
- a CDS encoding ABC transporter permease, producing the protein MIFRLAVRELIRSWRFGLFFIFNLSLGLTGFVSLQAFNVTLQDELARNAKNILSADLSVSARRELTEAEQSAMKSVLPPGTETGRIYEFFAMMSSSKGSRLVMVKAIDSSYPFYGALEMHSGKRIGPGSEKEILGSHKVWIYPELQQQMNLQTGDRIQIGKLDLEISDVVDRDETQTFRMASLAPRVYVDLKLLPESGLIQFGSTFTQAYQFRFPSGTDENKVKENIFQKLPDPAISVDTPTSAGEDSGRQLGYLSDYLGLVAIIALFMSALGAAYIYRMFLYSRMKEIAILRTLGLQSIQAVGVYVLQASLLGLLATLPTVAFSEIVLPVLTKVLGSFTPFDLKPSVTMEAWGLCLLMAVLGSFVVSLPFLMKIYDLKAAKLFSEEKFAVNEGKFRVWPFIPAILVFYGLSVHQAHSWKIGSAFAGSLVATIAILLVAGYFVLKFAGTLKNLRQWTMKFSFLGLSRRAGASLAVFVALGLGALLINILPQLKNSLQSDLQVDQKTSLPSLFMFDIQDEQVTGIQKVLADNEIKTLSLAPMVRARVLKVNGVDYERKIEGQGFKTREEEREARFRNRGMNLSYRDHLSDSEEIIEGRPMAAMFDPEKQKIAELSVEERFADRMNFKLGDKIIFDVQGVEVEGEIVNFRKVKWTTFQPNFFVLVQNGVLNDAPKTFISALPAVSAEKRAALQDELAKKFANVSVIDVVRTVDDALKTADKMSWSLELMAYLALFTGYIVLFSIVRSQIKLRRWEMNMLKILGASHREVAGFILTEFAFLAFVSSFLGSFLSVGVSYGLNRIIFEGGFQFSLTQPLLSVAIITALSLLISFLASADIVKESALSILREEK; encoded by the coding sequence ATGATTTTTCGTCTGGCCGTAAGAGAGCTGATTCGCAGCTGGCGATTTGGTTTGTTTTTTATTTTCAATTTAAGTCTGGGGCTGACTGGATTTGTGTCGCTGCAGGCATTCAACGTCACCTTACAAGATGAACTTGCAAGAAATGCTAAAAACATTTTATCAGCGGATCTATCTGTTTCAGCCCGCAGAGAACTGACCGAAGCAGAGCAATCTGCCATGAAGTCGGTTTTGCCGCCCGGAACGGAAACGGGTCGCATTTATGAATTCTTTGCGATGATGAGTTCATCCAAAGGTTCACGACTGGTGATGGTGAAAGCCATCGACAGCAGTTATCCTTTTTATGGTGCATTGGAGATGCACAGTGGAAAAAGGATCGGTCCAGGCAGTGAAAAGGAAATTTTAGGTTCCCACAAAGTCTGGATTTATCCAGAACTTCAACAGCAGATGAATCTGCAAACTGGCGATCGTATACAGATCGGAAAACTTGATTTAGAGATTTCCGACGTTGTTGACCGTGATGAAACGCAGACATTTCGTATGGCTTCGCTTGCACCACGAGTTTACGTCGATTTGAAACTTCTGCCAGAATCTGGATTGATTCAGTTCGGAAGTACTTTCACTCAAGCTTACCAATTTAGATTTCCGTCCGGGACTGATGAAAATAAAGTTAAGGAAAATATCTTTCAAAAACTTCCAGACCCGGCGATATCAGTGGACACTCCTACTTCCGCCGGTGAAGACTCTGGCCGCCAGCTAGGGTACTTGTCTGATTATTTGGGATTAGTCGCGATCATCGCGCTTTTTATGTCAGCATTAGGTGCGGCGTATATCTATCGAATGTTCCTGTACAGCCGTATGAAAGAGATCGCGATTCTGCGAACTCTTGGTTTGCAAAGTATCCAGGCGGTTGGCGTTTATGTTCTTCAAGCCTCGCTTTTGGGGTTACTTGCCACCTTGCCGACAGTTGCTTTCAGTGAAATCGTATTGCCAGTCCTTACTAAAGTTTTAGGAAGCTTCACTCCGTTTGACTTAAAGCCATCGGTCACCATGGAAGCCTGGGGCCTTTGCCTGTTGATGGCGGTTCTGGGAAGCTTTGTCGTCAGTCTTCCGTTCCTAATGAAGATCTATGACTTAAAGGCTGCAAAACTATTTAGTGAAGAAAAATTTGCGGTGAATGAAGGTAAGTTCCGTGTTTGGCCGTTTATTCCTGCGATCCTGGTATTCTATGGACTGTCCGTGCATCAGGCACACTCCTGGAAGATCGGCTCTGCTTTTGCTGGATCTTTGGTTGCGACAATTGCGATTTTGCTGGTGGCTGGATACTTCGTTCTGAAATTTGCAGGAACTCTTAAGAATCTTCGTCAGTGGACAATGAAGTTCAGCTTCCTGGGGCTGTCCCGTCGTGCGGGCGCAAGTCTGGCTGTATTCGTGGCGTTGGGTTTGGGTGCTTTGCTGATCAATATCCTTCCTCAGCTTAAGAACTCTTTGCAATCTGACTTGCAGGTTGATCAAAAGACAAGTCTGCCTTCTTTGTTCATGTTTGATATTCAAGATGAACAAGTTACGGGCATTCAAAAAGTTTTGGCCGACAATGAAATTAAGACTCTTTCTTTGGCGCCAATGGTGCGCGCCCGGGTTTTGAAAGTAAATGGCGTCGATTATGAACGAAAAATCGAAGGCCAAGGATTTAAAACCCGCGAAGAAGAACGCGAAGCCCGTTTCCGCAATCGCGGAATGAATTTGTCTTATCGTGATCATTTGTCAGACAGCGAAGAAATCATCGAAGGCCGCCCAATGGCTGCGATGTTTGATCCAGAAAAACAAAAGATTGCCGAACTTTCCGTGGAAGAAAGATTTGCGGATCGAATGAACTTTAAACTTGGCGACAAAATAATCTTTGACGTGCAAGGTGTGGAAGTCGAAGGCGAGATCGTGAACTTCCGTAAAGTGAAATGGACGACCTTTCAGCCGAATTTCTTTGTCTTGGTTCAGAATGGGGTTTTGAACGATGCTCCTAAAACATTTATCTCGGCATTACCCGCTGTAAGCGCTGAAAAAAGAGCTGCCCTTCAAGATGAGCTCGCTAAAAAGTTTGCGAACGTTTCCGTAATCGATGTCGTGCGAACGGTGGATGACGCACTTAAGACAGCAGACAAAATGAGTTGGTCGTTGGAGCTTATGGCATACCTGGCTTTGTTCACCGGATATATTGTGCTCTTTTCTATCGTGCGCAGTCAGATCAAGCTTCGCCGGTGGGAAATGAACATGCTGAAAATCCTGGGAGCAAGTCACCGCGAAGTGGCGGGCTTTATTCTGACGGAGTTCGCGTTTCTTGCCTTCGTTAGCTCATTCTTGGGGTCTTTCCTTAGTGTTGGTGTCAGTTATGGATTAAACCGGATCATTTTTGAGGGCGGATTTCAGTTTTCTCTGACTCAACCACTGCTTTCTGTGGCGATAATTACTGCCTTAAGCTTATTGATCTCTTTCCTTGCCAGCGCAGATATTGTAAAAGAAAGTGCTTTAAGTATTCTACGCGAGGAAAAGTAA
- a CDS encoding peptidylprolyl isomerase, with protein sequence MRRVLAFNYVLKGPDGQILDKSEKGHPLPYLEGAGQILPKLEEEIKDMKEGDKKNVKLAAKDGYGEIRDNMFMDVPKEELAHLPQLEIGAHLRLELGEGQHIVRVTKISDSHVTLDGNHPLAGQNLEFDIEMALIRPATPEEEQHGHPHGLHGDAGHHH encoded by the coding sequence ATGAGAAGAGTATTGGCATTTAACTACGTTCTAAAAGGCCCAGATGGTCAAATCCTTGATAAATCTGAAAAGGGTCATCCATTGCCATACCTTGAAGGTGCAGGACAAATCCTTCCTAAACTTGAAGAAGAAATTAAAGACATGAAAGAAGGCGACAAGAAAAATGTTAAGCTTGCCGCTAAAGATGGTTACGGAGAAATCCGCGACAACATGTTCATGGATGTTCCTAAAGAAGAACTAGCACACCTTCCACAATTGGAAATCGGTGCACACCTTCGTTTGGAATTGGGCGAAGGACAACACATCGTTCGCGTAACAAAAATTTCTGACTCTCACGTTACTCTAGATGGCAACCATCCTTTGGCTGGCCAAAATCTTGAGTTTGATATTGAAATGGCGTTGATCAGACCAGCCACGCCAGAAGAAGAACAACACGGCCATCCACATGGACTACACGGCGACGCCGGCCACCACCACTAA
- a CDS encoding arylesterase, protein MRTLIITFLLLFSSLSFAQKKLIVLGDSITEGYGVSKEAAYPALLEKKLHDAGKKEWSIINAGVSGSTTASGISRMKWLFKSKPDVVFLALGANDGLRGLKVEESQKNLATAIEYAQKEKVEVILGGLYMPPNYGADYTSKFKKMYEDLAKKYKLTFIPFILDKVAGNPKYNLADGIHPNEEGHKIIADTIFNALKGKL, encoded by the coding sequence ATGAGAACTCTAATTATCACGTTTCTGCTTTTATTCTCGTCGCTTTCGTTCGCTCAAAAAAAACTAATCGTCTTAGGTGACTCTATCACTGAGGGCTACGGTGTTTCTAAGGAAGCGGCCTATCCGGCTTTGCTTGAAAAGAAGTTGCATGATGCTGGCAAGAAAGAATGGTCCATCATCAATGCCGGTGTCAGCGGCTCGACGACGGCTTCCGGAATTTCGCGCATGAAGTGGCTGTTTAAATCAAAACCTGATGTCGTTTTTTTGGCTTTGGGAGCAAACGATGGTTTGCGTGGATTAAAAGTTGAAGAGAGTCAGAAAAATCTGGCCACCGCGATCGAATATGCCCAGAAAGAAAAAGTCGAAGTGATTTTGGGTGGACTTTATATGCCACCTAATTACGGCGCGGATTACACGTCGAAGTTTAAAAAGATGTACGAGGATTTGGCTAAGAAATACAAACTGACATTTATTCCGTTCATTCTGGATAAAGTTGCTGGAAATCCGAAATATAATCTCGCTGATGGCATTCATCCCAACGAGGAAGGCCATAAAATTATCGCAGACACGATCTTTAATGCGTTGAAAGGCAAATTATGA
- a CDS encoding HNH endonuclease, translating into MQHMTSLRSLLLNSSYEPMRVVSWQKALILWFQDKVEILEYHQTFARSFQRRFQLPSVLRLKSYVKPRGSHAVRFCRENVYIRDNYTCQYCGEKLNAKQLTLDHVVPASHNGPKNWTNVVSACRECNQRKANRTPRTANMPLLTEPRAPNWLPTLQLEISADHVPPDWAPYLILKTG; encoded by the coding sequence ATGCAGCACATGACCTCACTGAGGTCCTTACTGCTTAACTCAAGCTACGAACCCATGCGGGTTGTAAGTTGGCAAAAGGCCTTAATATTGTGGTTTCAGGACAAAGTGGAGATACTTGAGTATCACCAGACTTTCGCCCGGTCTTTTCAGCGAAGGTTTCAGCTCCCCAGCGTATTGAGACTTAAATCATACGTAAAACCGAGGGGAAGCCATGCCGTCCGCTTCTGTCGAGAAAACGTTTATATCCGCGATAACTATACCTGCCAATACTGTGGCGAAAAACTCAACGCCAAACAGCTCACTCTTGATCACGTCGTACCCGCCTCTCATAATGGACCGAAAAATTGGACTAACGTTGTTTCAGCCTGCCGCGAATGCAACCAAAGAAAAGCAAATCGCACTCCAAGAACTGCGAATATGCCTTTGCTGACAGAACCGCGTGCACCGAATTGGCTACCAACTTTACAGTTGGAAATTAGTGCCGATCACGTTCCGCCTGACTGGGCACCCTACCTTATCCTAAAAACGGGATAG